A part of Amycolatopsis camponoti genomic DNA contains:
- a CDS encoding methyltransferase domain-containing protein: MRQSKFDALVSEAEAVSVDGWDFSWLDGRATEQRPSWGYQRLLGSRLARVEAALDVETGGGEVLDGCPSLPPLMAATESWPPNVARASARLRPRGVVVVATDDLPFGDDVFDLVSSRHPVTTDWAGIARVLRPGGSYFSQQVGPASVFELVEFFLGPQPSEARESRHPDRAVAAAAGAGLEVVDLRSESLRTEFFDIGAVVYFLRKVIWMVPGFTVEQYHSRLEELHELIERDGPFVAHTTRFLIEARKP, from the coding sequence GTGCGGCAGTCGAAGTTCGACGCGCTGGTCTCCGAAGCCGAAGCGGTTTCGGTGGACGGCTGGGACTTCTCCTGGCTCGACGGCCGCGCCACCGAACAGCGGCCGTCCTGGGGTTACCAACGCCTGCTGGGTTCACGGCTCGCCAGGGTCGAGGCGGCGCTGGACGTCGAGACCGGCGGCGGTGAAGTCCTGGACGGCTGTCCTTCGTTGCCGCCCTTGATGGCGGCGACCGAGTCGTGGCCGCCGAACGTCGCGCGCGCTTCGGCTCGCTTGCGCCCACGCGGGGTCGTGGTCGTGGCCACCGACGACCTCCCCTTCGGGGACGACGTGTTCGACCTCGTCTCCAGCCGTCATCCGGTGACGACTGATTGGGCCGGGATCGCTCGCGTGCTGCGTCCCGGCGGCAGCTACTTCTCGCAGCAGGTCGGCCCGGCGAGCGTGTTCGAGCTGGTCGAGTTCTTCCTGGGCCCGCAACCATCCGAGGCCCGCGAAAGCCGCCACCCGGACCGAGCCGTGGCGGCCGCTGCCGGCGCGGGCTTGGAGGTGGTCGATCTACGGTCGGAGTCGCTGAGGACCGAGTTCTTCGACATCGGCGCGGTGGTCTACTTCCTGCGCAAGGTGATCTGGATGGTCCCGGGGTTCACGGTCGAGCAGTACCACTCGCGACTCGAAGAGCTGCACGAGCTGATCGAGCGCGACGGCCCCTTCGTCGCGCACACCACGCGGTTCCTCATCGAAGCCCGGAAGCCTTGA
- a CDS encoding ATP-binding cassette domain-containing protein produces the protein MTSPRRAADTHDVIEVRGARENNLTGIDLDIPKRRLTVFTGVSGSGKSSLVFGTIAAESQRLINETYSAFLQSFMPSLSRPDVDLLENLSAAIVVDQERMGANSRSTVGTATDAYAMLRIAFSRLGEPHVGTSGAFSFNLPEGMCPACEGLGRVSDLDVDALLDSDRSLHDGAILVPGFTPDNWYVQTYLSCGFFDPDAKIRDFTPEQLDDLLHKGPCKVKVGKTNITYEGLAVKVRRLYLQKDTESLQPRLRAFIEKAATFKTCDACGGARLNPAALSAKIDGKNIADCAALQISDLAEFIRNLDAPSIRPLLGTLRDTLDSLVEIGLGYLSLDRESATLSGGEAQRVKMVRHLGSSLTDVTYVFDEPTVGLHPHDIERMNNLLLCLRDKGNTILVVEHKPETIRIADHVVDLGPGAGTDGGRLCYTGSVDGLRASGTLTGRHLDHRVTLRSETRQPSGHLTITGAKLHNLRDVSVDVPLGVLTVVTGVAGSGKSSLIHGSLAGRDDVVVVDQSAIRGSRRSNPATYTGLLDPIRTAFAKANGVKASLFSANSEGACPHCKGLGVIYTDLAMMAGVASVCEECEGRRFTAKVLTHLLRGKNIGEVLGMSVAEAREFFPTGTARRVLDRLADVGLGYLTLGQPLTTLSGGERQRLKLAIRMAEKGSTYILDEPTTGLHLADVDQLLALLDRIVDAGNTVIVIEHHQAVMAHADWLIDLGPGAGHDGGRVVFEGTPASLVADASTLTARHLREYLGKP, from the coding sequence ATGACCTCACCCAGGCGGGCCGCCGACACCCACGACGTGATCGAGGTCCGGGGAGCCCGGGAGAACAACCTCACCGGCATCGACCTGGACATCCCGAAGCGCCGGCTCACGGTGTTCACGGGCGTGTCCGGCTCCGGCAAGTCGTCCCTGGTCTTCGGCACCATCGCGGCCGAGTCCCAGCGGCTGATCAACGAGACCTACAGCGCCTTCCTCCAGTCGTTCATGCCGAGCCTCTCGCGCCCGGACGTCGACCTGCTGGAGAACCTCAGCGCGGCCATCGTCGTCGACCAGGAGCGGATGGGCGCCAACTCGCGCTCCACGGTCGGCACCGCGACCGACGCCTACGCGATGCTGCGGATCGCCTTCTCGCGGCTCGGCGAGCCGCACGTCGGCACGTCCGGCGCGTTCAGCTTCAACCTGCCCGAGGGCATGTGCCCGGCCTGCGAGGGTCTCGGCCGGGTGTCCGACCTCGACGTCGACGCCCTGCTCGACTCCGACAGGTCCCTGCACGACGGCGCGATCCTCGTGCCCGGCTTCACGCCGGACAACTGGTACGTGCAGACCTACCTCTCGTGCGGCTTCTTCGACCCGGACGCCAAGATCCGCGACTTCACCCCCGAACAGCTCGACGACCTGCTGCACAAGGGCCCGTGCAAGGTGAAGGTCGGCAAGACCAACATCACCTACGAGGGCCTCGCGGTGAAGGTCCGGCGGCTCTACCTGCAGAAGGACACCGAGTCGCTGCAGCCGCGGCTGCGCGCGTTCATCGAGAAGGCCGCGACGTTCAAGACCTGCGACGCGTGCGGCGGCGCCCGGCTGAACCCGGCCGCGCTCTCGGCGAAGATCGACGGCAAGAACATCGCCGACTGCGCCGCCCTGCAGATCAGCGACCTGGCGGAGTTCATCCGGAACCTCGACGCGCCGTCGATCCGGCCGCTGCTGGGCACCCTGCGCGACACGCTCGACTCCCTCGTCGAGATCGGCCTCGGCTACCTCTCCCTCGACCGCGAGTCCGCGACGCTCTCGGGCGGCGAGGCGCAGCGCGTGAAGATGGTGCGACACCTGGGATCCAGCCTCACCGACGTCACGTACGTCTTCGACGAGCCGACCGTCGGGCTGCACCCGCACGACATCGAGCGGATGAACAATCTCCTGTTGTGCTTGCGGGACAAGGGGAACACGATCCTGGTCGTCGAGCACAAGCCGGAGACGATCCGGATCGCCGACCACGTCGTCGACCTCGGCCCCGGCGCGGGCACCGACGGCGGCCGGCTCTGCTACACCGGCAGCGTCGACGGCCTGCGCGCGTCCGGCACGCTCACCGGCCGCCACCTCGACCACCGCGTCACCCTGCGCTCCGAGACGCGTCAGCCGTCCGGGCACCTGACCATCACCGGCGCGAAGCTGCACAACCTGCGCGACGTCAGCGTGGACGTCCCGCTCGGCGTGCTGACCGTGGTCACCGGCGTGGCCGGCTCCGGGAAGTCGTCGCTGATCCACGGTTCCCTGGCGGGTCGCGACGACGTCGTCGTGGTCGACCAGTCGGCGATCCGCGGGTCCCGGCGGTCCAACCCGGCGACCTACACCGGCCTGCTCGACCCGATCCGCACGGCGTTCGCCAAGGCCAACGGCGTCAAGGCGAGCCTGTTCAGCGCCAACTCCGAGGGCGCCTGCCCGCACTGCAAGGGCCTCGGGGTCATCTACACCGACCTGGCGATGATGGCCGGCGTCGCGTCGGTCTGCGAGGAGTGCGAGGGCCGGCGGTTCACGGCCAAGGTGCTGACGCACCTGCTGCGCGGCAAGAACATCGGCGAGGTCCTGGGTATGTCCGTCGCCGAGGCGCGCGAGTTCTTCCCCACCGGCACCGCGCGGCGGGTGCTCGACCGCCTCGCCGACGTCGGCCTCGGCTACCTGACGCTGGGGCAGCCGCTGACCACGCTCTCCGGCGGCGAGCGGCAGCGGCTCAAGCTGGCGATCCGGATGGCCGAAAAGGGCTCGACCTACATCCTCGACGAGCCGACGACCGGGCTGCACCTCGCCGACGTCGACCAGCTGCTGGCGTTGCTCGACCGGATCGTCGACGCGGGCAACACGGTGATCGTCATCGAGCACCACCAGGCCGTGATGGCCCACGCCGACTGGCTGATCGACCTCGGCCCCGGCGCCGGGCACGACGGCGGCCGCGTCGTCTTCGAGGGCACACCGGCCTCTTTGGTGGCCGACGCGTCGACGCTCACCGCCCGCCACCTGCGTGAATACCTGGGCAAGCCGTGA
- a CDS encoding MBL fold metallo-hydrolase yields the protein MSGFNLRFLGHSTVRIDLGGRVVLTDPVLTARVGGLTRVVPVPARETYEDVDLVLLSHLHGDHLHLPSLELLGRRTRIVVPRGAGAWLAKKGFANVEEIAPGETLTEGALEITATKAVHSGHRWGPRLTHGPQSPAIGHLIRTGDTKIYHAGDTDLFDEMADFGPVDVALLPVWGWGPNLGPGHLDPARAATAAGIVQARAVVPVHWGTLAVPGLKRTARMRRLLADPPRVFAAEVRNQGVATEVLFTEPGADVVLPAREDRA from the coding sequence GTGAGCGGCTTCAACCTGCGTTTCCTCGGCCATTCGACGGTCCGGATCGACCTCGGCGGCCGGGTGGTGCTGACCGATCCCGTGCTCACCGCGCGCGTCGGGGGCCTGACCCGCGTCGTGCCGGTGCCGGCCCGTGAGACCTACGAAGACGTCGACCTCGTCCTCCTCTCGCATCTGCACGGCGACCACCTGCACCTGCCGTCCCTCGAGCTGCTCGGCCGGCGCACCCGCATCGTCGTCCCGCGCGGGGCCGGGGCCTGGCTCGCCAAGAAGGGCTTCGCGAACGTCGAGGAGATCGCGCCGGGCGAGACCCTCACCGAGGGCGCGCTGGAAATCACCGCGACGAAGGCCGTCCACTCCGGGCACCGCTGGGGCCCGCGGCTCACCCACGGTCCGCAGAGCCCGGCGATCGGGCACCTGATCCGCACCGGGGACACGAAGATCTACCACGCGGGCGACACCGACCTCTTCGACGAAATGGCGGACTTCGGCCCGGTGGACGTCGCCCTGCTGCCCGTCTGGGGCTGGGGGCCGAACCTCGGGCCGGGTCACCTGGACCCGGCCCGCGCCGCGACAGCCGCCGGGATCGTCCAAGCCCGCGCCGTCGTGCCCGTGCACTGGGGCACGCTCGCCGTGCCCGGGCTGAAACGCACCGCGCGGATGCGGAGGCTGCTCGCCGACCCGCCCCGGGTGTTCGCCGCCGAGGTGCGCAACCAGGGCGTCGCCACCGAAGTCCTGTTCACCGAGCCCGGCGCCGACGTCGTGCTCCCCGCTCGCGAGGACCGCGCGTGA
- a CDS encoding siderophore-interacting protein: MNPAGLLEVTGVRRPTPRTVRVTFTGAGLDTLEAWPDQQLKLLFPPPGRPVRLPSDDDDVLRWYQAFLAIPEDERPVMRSYTVRGRDGATIDVDFVLHAGGTDGPATAWARTASPGAVLGRYGPDAAYRRPVPEADTVLLAGDETALPAIATLLSEVDNAVVFVEVPDAAEEQPLPGEVHWLHRDGAPHGSRLLEAVRGAALTPGSAAWLAGEAGTVRALRRHLVDRGLAKEAIEFTGYWRRALTQDDAPTPEDLADAREKAGA; this comes from the coding sequence GTGAACCCGGCCGGGCTGCTCGAAGTGACGGGGGTGCGGCGGCCGACCCCGCGCACCGTCCGCGTCACCTTCACCGGCGCCGGGTTGGACACGCTCGAAGCGTGGCCGGACCAGCAGCTCAAGCTCCTGTTCCCCCCGCCCGGCCGTCCGGTGCGGCTGCCCTCGGACGACGACGACGTGCTGCGGTGGTACCAGGCGTTCCTGGCGATCCCCGAAGACGAGCGCCCGGTGATGCGCAGCTACACCGTGCGCGGCCGGGACGGCGCGACGATCGACGTCGACTTCGTGCTGCACGCCGGGGGAACCGACGGCCCGGCGACGGCGTGGGCCCGGACGGCGTCGCCCGGCGCCGTCCTCGGCCGCTACGGGCCGGACGCGGCCTACCGCCGTCCCGTGCCCGAAGCGGACACGGTGCTGCTGGCAGGGGACGAGACCGCGCTGCCCGCCATCGCCACCCTGCTGTCCGAAGTGGACAACGCGGTGGTGTTCGTGGAGGTCCCGGATGCGGCGGAGGAGCAGCCGCTGCCCGGCGAAGTCCATTGGCTGCACCGCGACGGCGCGCCGCACGGCAGCCGCCTGCTGGAAGCGGTGCGCGGGGCTGCGCTCACCCCCGGGTCGGCCGCCTGGCTCGCCGGTGAAGCGGGGACGGTGCGGGCGCTGCGCCGCCACCTCGTGGACCGGGGGCTCGCGAAGGAGGCCATCGAGTTCACCGGCTACTGGCGGCGCGCACTGACCCAGGACGACGCGCCGACCCCCGAGGACCTCGCCGACGCGCGGGAGAAAGCGGGCGCCTAG
- a CDS encoding glutaredoxin domain-containing protein, which produces MSLTVYGASWCPDVKRSRALLDREGVEYSYVDVEADAAAEARVRELQDGARRIPTIVWDDGSFLVEPSDDELSARL; this is translated from the coding sequence GTGAGTTTGACCGTGTACGGCGCTTCCTGGTGCCCGGACGTGAAGCGCAGCCGCGCGCTGCTCGACCGGGAGGGCGTCGAGTATTCCTATGTGGACGTCGAGGCGGACGCGGCGGCCGAAGCCCGGGTCCGCGAGCTGCAGGACGGCGCGCGCCGGATTCCCACGATCGTGTGGGACGACGGCAGCTTCCTGGTCGAACCGTCCGACGACGAGCTGAGCGCGCGGCTGTGA
- a CDS encoding DedA family protein, with protein sequence MNWTDPAAIGYPALFGGVLLGSIIPIVPTGAVVGAAAAVATTTGHLSLPLVIVVATLGAYVGDVVTFGIPRFGSEAAFRWISRRQPAERLEKARDQFARRGWQLVVIGRLVPAGRIPVLLAAAALGYPWRRLLPAALVACVLWASAYSLLGIVSGGIFDSPIIATVLATVLVLLVTVLANLVAKWRRKTKERV encoded by the coding sequence GTGAACTGGACCGACCCGGCCGCCATCGGGTACCCGGCGCTGTTCGGCGGCGTGCTGCTCGGCTCGATCATCCCGATCGTGCCCACCGGCGCGGTGGTCGGCGCCGCGGCCGCCGTCGCGACCACCACCGGCCACCTGTCCCTGCCGCTGGTCATCGTCGTGGCCACGCTGGGCGCGTACGTCGGCGACGTCGTGACGTTCGGGATCCCGCGCTTCGGCAGCGAAGCCGCGTTCCGCTGGATCAGCCGCCGCCAGCCCGCCGAACGGCTGGAGAAGGCCCGTGACCAGTTCGCCCGCCGCGGCTGGCAGCTCGTCGTGATCGGCAGGCTCGTCCCGGCCGGCCGGATCCCGGTGCTGCTGGCCGCCGCCGCGCTGGGCTACCCGTGGCGGCGCCTGCTGCCCGCCGCGCTCGTCGCGTGCGTGCTGTGGGCGAGCGCGTACAGCTTGCTCGGCATCGTCAGCGGAGGCATCTTCGACTCGCCGATCATCGCGACCGTGCTGGCGACGGTGCTGGTCCTGCTGGTCACCGTGCTGGCGAACCTGGTCGCGAAGTGGCGGCGCAAGACCAAGGAGCGAGTGTGA
- a CDS encoding phosphotransferase family protein: protein MRTEEALAAAGIDPASVVASEDIGGGTYNTAIRLALADGRRLVLKLAPVAPGLSYEHDLLATEAEYYRRVSGPLPSVVGAGPGFLLMTELPGVPWSQVPDAGPRLRTELGGIVAGLHKTTGDGFGYLQDPLRPTWPVAFTAMADAVLADAVTHGVQLPRPAAEIAHLVRRHEPLLELVTTPVLVHFDLWRGNILLDGGRVSGIIDAERAFWGDPMAEFVSLTLFGDPDRELLDGYRAGGGPAEFGMPAWARLGLYRVYLDLIMLVEMVPRKDDDADRARFLRARLTEDLDALRRTV, encoded by the coding sequence GTGCGCACGGAAGAGGCTCTGGCCGCGGCGGGCATCGACCCGGCTTCGGTGGTGGCGAGCGAAGACATCGGCGGCGGCACCTACAACACGGCGATCCGGCTGGCTCTCGCCGACGGGCGGCGGCTGGTGCTCAAGCTCGCGCCGGTCGCGCCGGGACTGTCCTACGAGCACGACCTCCTGGCCACCGAAGCCGAGTACTACCGCCGGGTTTCCGGGCCCCTGCCGTCGGTGGTCGGGGCCGGGCCCGGGTTCCTGCTGATGACGGAGCTGCCGGGCGTGCCCTGGTCCCAGGTGCCCGACGCCGGCCCGCGGCTGCGGACCGAACTGGGCGGGATCGTCGCCGGCCTGCACAAGACGACCGGCGACGGGTTCGGCTACCTCCAGGACCCGTTGCGTCCGACGTGGCCGGTGGCGTTCACGGCGATGGCCGACGCGGTGCTCGCGGACGCCGTCACCCACGGGGTGCAGCTGCCGCGGCCGGCCGCCGAGATCGCCCACCTCGTGCGCCGGCACGAGCCGCTCCTCGAGCTGGTCACCACGCCGGTGCTGGTGCACTTCGACCTGTGGCGGGGCAACATCCTCCTCGACGGCGGCCGGGTGTCCGGCATCATCGACGCCGAGCGGGCGTTCTGGGGCGACCCGATGGCGGAGTTCGTCTCGCTGACGCTGTTCGGCGACCCGGACCGCGAGCTGCTCGACGGCTACCGCGCGGGCGGCGGCCCGGCGGAGTTCGGCATGCCGGCGTGGGCGCGGCTCGGGCTGTACCGGGTCTACCTCGACCTGATCATGCTGGTGGAGATGGTGCCGCGCAAGGACGATGACGCGGACCGGGCGCGGTTCCTCCGGGCCCGGCTGACCGAGGACCTCGACGCCCTGCGGCGGACGGTGTGA
- a CDS encoding TetR/AcrR family transcriptional regulator encodes MVVFAGQGDARRSMELLWGPRVVAPRTGPGPKPGLSVEAIVAAAIDIADAEGMASLSMRSVGERLGRTAMALYTYVPGKTELVDLMYDRTLGELPSSFPSSDGWRPAASALADALWDLHLRHPWLLQVSPARPVLGPGEFHVQETLLSVLAATELPLARVRWVVSALFNVVRGSVQAAAESRQAARETGLSEEDWWGARSALLGELVPDLTARFPTVAKLGASVEAVSSDEPYLEREARLSFEAGVELLLDGVEAAIVKASGLR; translated from the coding sequence GTGGTCGTCTTCGCGGGTCAGGGCGACGCCCGGCGGTCCATGGAGCTGCTGTGGGGGCCGCGCGTGGTCGCGCCGCGCACGGGCCCGGGGCCCAAGCCGGGGCTGTCCGTCGAGGCGATCGTCGCGGCGGCGATCGACATCGCCGACGCCGAGGGCATGGCGTCGCTGTCGATGCGTTCGGTGGGGGAGCGGCTCGGCCGCACGGCGATGGCGCTCTACACGTACGTCCCGGGCAAGACCGAGCTGGTCGACCTGATGTACGACCGGACGCTGGGGGAGTTGCCCTCATCGTTTCCGTCGTCCGACGGGTGGCGCCCGGCGGCTTCGGCTTTGGCCGACGCGCTGTGGGACCTGCACCTGCGCCACCCGTGGCTGCTGCAGGTCTCCCCGGCGCGCCCGGTGCTCGGGCCGGGGGAGTTCCACGTGCAGGAGACGCTGCTGTCGGTGCTGGCGGCCACGGAGTTGCCGCTCGCGCGGGTTCGGTGGGTGGTGTCGGCGCTGTTCAACGTCGTGCGCGGCTCGGTCCAGGCGGCGGCGGAGTCCCGGCAGGCGGCGCGCGAGACCGGACTGTCCGAAGAGGACTGGTGGGGCGCGCGATCGGCGTTGCTGGGGGAGCTGGTGCCGGACTTGACCGCGCGGTTCCCGACGGTGGCGAAGCTGGGTGCGTCGGTCGAGGCGGTGTCGTCCGATGAGCCTTATTTGGAGCGCGAGGCGCGGCTGTCGTTCGAAGCGGGCGTGGAGTTGTTGCTGGACGGCGTCGAAGCGGCGATCGTCAAGGCTTCCGGGCTTCGATGA
- a CDS encoding phage holin family protein: protein MTTSAPKGRLLRGGRAVARVLLVWAAVTGALRLLDVLLPGFRMTHWWQPTVCALLLGLLAGVVWPLVMRIAYPLAFFTFGLFGFLLLGAGTLAVFGTVPGVELDGFRTAVIVTVAMAGVGALISAVLAIDEDEIFFRRANRRRRHTPAPGAGEQPPGVLFLQIDGLGHDTVRRAIRDGDMPTFAAWLAEGSHTLTPWHTDWSSQTGASVCGILHGSNHDILGFRWYEKDRDHVMACAHPTDAAEIERRHSDGKGLLSGGGASHGNLFSGDADHVSLTMSSIPVLVPKTLRHRRRDRLGAGYYAYFANPINALRTFVVALADVFREISASVRQRRAGVVPRVPRGGWYPLARPGTTVIARDVVVSAILGDMLAGRPVVYADFLGYDEVAHHSGIERFDTLAVLRSIDQQIARLHRASRLAPRRYHVVALSDHGQTQGQAFSQRFGETIEAYVGRLCGGSPSASAGKRRQAESWQINAALAEATRSGGLIARRLRARVENAECADDRPRTTSGSPGAVTRVAPGVVAVVSGHVAMVSFTEHEGRVELETIEREFPDLLPSLVDHPGVGFLLVRSREFGPVVLGRDGLHRLATGVVIGEDPLLPYGPHAADLIRRVDTFPHCADVMINSRYDPESDQASPFETHVGSHGGLGGPQQRGFVVHPRELPPLGEVVGAEALHRVFRGWLTELGHPAPVPDAVSEVVS from the coding sequence GTGACGACGTCCGCGCCGAAGGGCAGGCTGCTGCGGGGTGGCCGGGCCGTCGCCCGCGTCCTGCTGGTGTGGGCCGCGGTGACCGGAGCGCTGCGCCTGCTCGACGTCCTCCTGCCCGGCTTCCGGATGACGCACTGGTGGCAGCCGACGGTGTGCGCGCTGCTGCTCGGGCTGCTCGCCGGCGTCGTTTGGCCGCTGGTCATGCGCATCGCCTACCCGCTGGCCTTCTTCACCTTCGGCCTCTTCGGCTTCCTGCTGCTCGGCGCCGGGACGCTCGCCGTGTTCGGGACCGTGCCGGGCGTCGAGCTCGACGGCTTCCGGACGGCGGTGATCGTCACCGTGGCCATGGCCGGGGTCGGCGCGCTCATCTCGGCCGTGCTGGCCATCGACGAGGACGAGATCTTCTTCCGGCGCGCCAACCGCCGCCGCCGGCACACGCCCGCGCCCGGCGCCGGCGAACAGCCGCCCGGCGTGCTGTTCCTGCAGATCGACGGTCTCGGCCACGACACCGTCCGCCGCGCGATCCGCGACGGCGACATGCCGACGTTCGCCGCCTGGCTCGCCGAAGGCAGCCACACGCTGACGCCGTGGCACACCGACTGGAGCTCGCAGACCGGCGCGAGCGTCTGCGGCATCCTGCACGGCTCCAACCACGACATCCTCGGTTTCCGCTGGTACGAAAAGGATCGCGACCACGTGATGGCGTGCGCGCACCCGACCGACGCGGCCGAGATCGAACGGCGTCACTCGGACGGGAAGGGCCTGCTCTCCGGCGGCGGGGCGAGCCACGGGAACCTGTTCTCCGGCGACGCCGACCACGTCAGCCTCACCATGAGCTCGATCCCCGTGCTGGTGCCGAAGACCCTGCGCCACCGCCGCCGCGACCGCCTCGGCGCGGGCTACTACGCCTACTTCGCGAACCCGATCAACGCGCTGCGCACGTTCGTCGTCGCGCTCGCCGACGTCTTCCGCGAGATCAGCGCGTCGGTGCGCCAGCGCCGCGCGGGCGTCGTGCCGCGGGTCCCGCGCGGCGGCTGGTACCCGCTCGCGCGGCCGGGCACGACGGTGATCGCGCGCGATGTCGTCGTGTCGGCCATCCTCGGCGACATGCTGGCCGGGCGCCCGGTGGTGTACGCGGACTTCCTCGGCTACGACGAGGTCGCGCACCACTCCGGCATCGAGCGGTTCGACACGCTGGCGGTGCTGCGCTCGATCGACCAGCAGATCGCGCGGCTGCACCGGGCTTCGCGGCTCGCCCCGCGCCGCTACCACGTCGTCGCGCTGTCGGACCACGGCCAGACGCAAGGACAGGCGTTCTCACAACGGTTCGGCGAGACGATCGAGGCGTACGTCGGACGGCTGTGCGGCGGTTCGCCGTCGGCGTCCGCCGGGAAGCGGCGGCAGGCCGAGAGCTGGCAGATCAACGCGGCGCTGGCGGAGGCGACGAGGAGCGGCGGCCTGATCGCGCGCCGGCTGCGCGCCCGGGTGGAGAACGCGGAGTGCGCCGACGACCGGCCGCGCACGACGTCCGGTTCGCCGGGCGCGGTGACCCGCGTGGCGCCGGGTGTGGTGGCGGTGGTGTCCGGGCACGTGGCGATGGTGTCGTTCACCGAGCACGAGGGCCGCGTCGAGCTGGAGACGATCGAGCGCGAGTTCCCCGACCTGCTGCCGTCACTCGTGGATCACCCCGGGGTCGGGTTCCTGCTGGTCCGCAGCCGCGAGTTCGGCCCGGTGGTCCTGGGCCGCGACGGCCTGCACCGGCTGGCGACGGGCGTGGTGATCGGCGAGGACCCGCTGCTGCCGTACGGCCCGCACGCGGCGGACCTGATCCGCCGCGTCGACACGTTCCCGCACTGCGCGGACGTGATGATCAACAGCCGCTACGACCCGGAGTCCGACCAGGCCTCCCCGTTCGAGACCCACGTCGGCTCGCACGGGGGACTGGGCGGGCCGCAGCAGCGCGGCTTCGTGGTGCACCCGCGGGAGCTGCCGCCGCTCGGCGAGGTCGTCGGGGCGGAGGCACTGCACCGCGTGTTCCGCGGGTGGTTGACCGAGCTGGGGCACCCTGCACCCGTTCCCGACGCTGTTTCGGAGGTTGTTTCGTGA